From one Nilaparvata lugens isolate BPH chromosome 2, ASM1435652v1, whole genome shotgun sequence genomic stretch:
- the LOC120350046 gene encoding fanconi-associated nuclease 1-like isoform X2, translating to MEASSQSPPSITDHFKKRKKATSQRLRISKSKLDVNLSENKINDDNLSTESNSTHIRQKLNRQKSLIDNKKIRKKLNRQKSLIDNKMIRKKLNRQTSPSDINSSTESNSTKKRRKTVRQKSPTDKLDGENTEVELEIRKKIWDILDRSLRETDGDLAAELERSRKESSDVSGAVGSPGKEQSTLRDLDESIIKNVSYEEKESSVVAVTQSNESGTEEISFSEVHCSSSYEFDESILRNVSSENLAGPSGYGIPSTENKTQRNVHSLSSSCDSSFNTELNSPELISAIIEDSLNDSTHNNSDLKVSENKAIIISDEAVEIEKSSDLNKADVSNLEEFPIKWECEELEQSFSDLVDDLEKIIDEDQLTSTPKKRKPQPPDATSPTKKEKYSPHIVKSPKKYFGSSAKRKLIKDNQNSSPSSSSKTKSKGSSTVTSNSSKTNNFCGSQKLISEYFPQSKPESKVGTELKEAIGRRNSVDSPSRNSDDSKIFPLHTSAHLKIFEDCLQHIQKVILPVERYLFTEDEILFLKSVEDLNISAKCLYFRLLVRKHSWIRRSKINYDELNSSLDNDLKKLEEFGLLSSDYNEEDIYILLELLTNPELRKLCRSFRVGDQGNKCSLILNLTKMSDKQSTLDGKNDSHFLIRKAGEMSF from the exons ATGGAAGCATCATCCCAATCACCTCCTTCCATAACAGATCACTTCAAAAAAAGAAAGAAGGCAACCAGTCAGAGGCTGAGGATCAGCAAATCCAAGCTAGATGTCAATTTatctgaaaacaaaataaatgatGATAATTTATCAACTGAATCGAATAGCACGCACATAAGACAGAAACTAAATAGACAAAAATCTCTAATCGACAATAAGAAGATAAGAAAGAAACTAAATAGACAAAAATCTCTAATCGACAATAAGATGATAAGAAAGAAACTAAACAGACAGACATCTCCAAGTGACATTAATTCATCAACTGAATCAAATAGCACGAAGAAAAGAAGGAAAACAGTTAGACAGAAATCTCCAACCGATAAACTTGATGGTGAAAACACGGAAGTCGAGCTTGAAATAAGGAAAAAAATATGGGATATATTGGATAGATCATTGAGGGAGACGGATGGTGACCTCGCAGCCGAGCTCGAGAGATCACGGAAAGAAAGCTCTGATGTTTCTGGGGCAGTTGGATCTCCCGGCAAGGAGCAAAGTACCTTGCGTGACCTTGATGaaagtattataaaaaatgtttcataCGAAGAGAAGGAAAGTTCTGTGGTAGCAGTAACACAATCGAATGAATCTGGAACAGAAGAAATTTCCTTCTCGGAAGTACACTGTTCAAGTTCCTATGAGTTCGATGAAAGTATTCTGAGAAATGTTTCCTCAGAAAACCTTGCTGGACCAAGTGGATATGGAATTCCATCGACAGAAAACAAGACACAAAGGAACGTACATAGTTTAAGCTCATCATGTGATAGTTCATTCAATACTGAACTGAATTCACCTGAACTGATCAGTGCAATCATCGAAGATAGTCTCAATGATAGTACTCACAATAACTCTGATCTCAAAGTATCAGAGAATAAGGCAATAATCATCTCGGATGAAGCAGTTGAAATAGAAAAGAGCAGTGACTTAA ACAAAGCTGATGTTTCGAACTTGGAAGAATTCCCAATAAAGTGGGAATGCGAAGAACTGGAACAGAGTTTTTCTGACCTCGTTGATGATTTGGAGAAAATTATAGACGAGGATCAGCTAACCTCCACACCAAAGAAGAGGAAACCGCAACCTCCTGATGCTACTAGTCCaacaaaaaaggaaaaatactCTCCGCACATAGTCAAATCTCCTAAGAAGTATTTTGGATCCAGTGCTAAGAGGAAACTCATCAAAGATAATCAAAATAGTTCTCCTTCCTCATCTTCCAAAACTAAATCCAAAGGATCGTCGACAGTTACCAGTAATAGCAGTAAAACTAACAATTTTTGTGGTTCACAAAAACTTATCAGTGAATATTTCCCTCAAAGTAAACCCGAATCCAAGGTTGGTACAGAACTGAAAGAGGCAATCGGCCGGAGGAATAGTGTGGATTCACCATCGAGAAATTCTGATGATAGTAAAATATTTCCATTACATACGAGTGCTCACCTGAAGATTTTTGAAGATTGCCTTCAACACATTCAAAAAGTTATTCTGCCAGTAGAGCGATATTTGTTTACCGAGGATGAAATTCTGTTCTTGAAGTCTGTTGAAGATCTGAACATTTCTGCTAAATGTCTCTACTTCAGATTGCTAGTTAGAAAGCATAGTTGGATAAGGAGgtcaaaaatcaattatgatGAGCTCAATTCATCGTTGGACAATGATTTGAAGAAACTTGAAGAATTCGGCCTATTGAGCAGTG ACTACAATGAAGAAGATATTTACATACTTCTGGAATTGTTGACTAATCCTGAGTTGAGAAAGTTGTGCCGTTCATTTCGAGTTGGAGATCAAGGGAATAAATGTTCTCTAATTCTGAACCTGACTAAAATGTCCGATAAACAGTCAACACTCGATGGAAAAAATGATTCACACTTCCTGATTAGAAAAGC CGGAGAAATGAGCTTCTAG
- the LOC120350046 gene encoding interaptin-like isoform X1, which yields MEASSQSPPSITDHFKKRKKATSQRLRISKSKLDVNLSENKINDDNLSTESNSTHIRQKLNRQKSLIDNKKIRKKLNRQKSLIDNKMIRKKLNRQTSPSDINSSTESNSTKKRRKTVRQKSPTDKLDGENTEVELEIRKKIWDILDRSLRETDGDLAAELERSRKESSDVSGAVGSPGKEQSTLRDLDESIIKNVSYEEKESSVVAVTQSNESGTEEISFSEVHCSSSYEFDESILRNVSSENLAGPSGYGIPSTENKTQRNVHSLSSSCDSSFNTELNSPELISAIIEDSLNDSTHNNSDLKVSENKAIIISDEAVEIEKSSDLMRTPQTESNSNKADVSNLEEFPIKWECEELEQSFSDLVDDLEKIIDEDQLTSTPKKRKPQPPDATSPTKKEKYSPHIVKSPKKYFGSSAKRKLIKDNQNSSPSSSSKTKSKGSSTVTSNSSKTNNFCGSQKLISEYFPQSKPESKVGTELKEAIGRRNSVDSPSRNSDDSKIFPLHTSAHLKIFEDCLQHIQKVILPVERYLFTEDEILFLKSVEDLNISAKCLYFRLLVRKHSWIRRSKINYDELNSSLDNDLKKLEEFGLLSSDYNEEDIYILLELLTNPELRKLCRSFRVGDQGNKCSLILNLTKMSDKQSTLDGKNDSHFLIRKAGEMSF from the exons ATGGAAGCATCATCCCAATCACCTCCTTCCATAACAGATCACTTCAAAAAAAGAAAGAAGGCAACCAGTCAGAGGCTGAGGATCAGCAAATCCAAGCTAGATGTCAATTTatctgaaaacaaaataaatgatGATAATTTATCAACTGAATCGAATAGCACGCACATAAGACAGAAACTAAATAGACAAAAATCTCTAATCGACAATAAGAAGATAAGAAAGAAACTAAATAGACAAAAATCTCTAATCGACAATAAGATGATAAGAAAGAAACTAAACAGACAGACATCTCCAAGTGACATTAATTCATCAACTGAATCAAATAGCACGAAGAAAAGAAGGAAAACAGTTAGACAGAAATCTCCAACCGATAAACTTGATGGTGAAAACACGGAAGTCGAGCTTGAAATAAGGAAAAAAATATGGGATATATTGGATAGATCATTGAGGGAGACGGATGGTGACCTCGCAGCCGAGCTCGAGAGATCACGGAAAGAAAGCTCTGATGTTTCTGGGGCAGTTGGATCTCCCGGCAAGGAGCAAAGTACCTTGCGTGACCTTGATGaaagtattataaaaaatgtttcataCGAAGAGAAGGAAAGTTCTGTGGTAGCAGTAACACAATCGAATGAATCTGGAACAGAAGAAATTTCCTTCTCGGAAGTACACTGTTCAAGTTCCTATGAGTTCGATGAAAGTATTCTGAGAAATGTTTCCTCAGAAAACCTTGCTGGACCAAGTGGATATGGAATTCCATCGACAGAAAACAAGACACAAAGGAACGTACATAGTTTAAGCTCATCATGTGATAGTTCATTCAATACTGAACTGAATTCACCTGAACTGATCAGTGCAATCATCGAAGATAGTCTCAATGATAGTACTCACAATAACTCTGATCTCAAAGTATCAGAGAATAAGGCAATAATCATCTCGGATGAAGCAGTTGAAATAGAAAAGAGCAGTGACTTAATGAGAACACCACAAACTGAGTCAAACTCAAACAAAGCTGATGTTTCGAACTTGGAAGAATTCCCAATAAAGTGGGAATGCGAAGAACTGGAACAGAGTTTTTCTGACCTCGTTGATGATTTGGAGAAAATTATAGACGAGGATCAGCTAACCTCCACACCAAAGAAGAGGAAACCGCAACCTCCTGATGCTACTAGTCCaacaaaaaaggaaaaatactCTCCGCACATAGTCAAATCTCCTAAGAAGTATTTTGGATCCAGTGCTAAGAGGAAACTCATCAAAGATAATCAAAATAGTTCTCCTTCCTCATCTTCCAAAACTAAATCCAAAGGATCGTCGACAGTTACCAGTAATAGCAGTAAAACTAACAATTTTTGTGGTTCACAAAAACTTATCAGTGAATATTTCCCTCAAAGTAAACCCGAATCCAAGGTTGGTACAGAACTGAAAGAGGCAATCGGCCGGAGGAATAGTGTGGATTCACCATCGAGAAATTCTGATGATAGTAAAATATTTCCATTACATACGAGTGCTCACCTGAAGATTTTTGAAGATTGCCTTCAACACATTCAAAAAGTTATTCTGCCAGTAGAGCGATATTTGTTTACCGAGGATGAAATTCTGTTCTTGAAGTCTGTTGAAGATCTGAACATTTCTGCTAAATGTCTCTACTTCAGATTGCTAGTTAGAAAGCATAGTTGGATAAGGAGgtcaaaaatcaattatgatGAGCTCAATTCATCGTTGGACAATGATTTGAAGAAACTTGAAGAATTCGGCCTATTGAGCAGTG ACTACAATGAAGAAGATATTTACATACTTCTGGAATTGTTGACTAATCCTGAGTTGAGAAAGTTGTGCCGTTCATTTCGAGTTGGAGATCAAGGGAATAAATGTTCTCTAATTCTGAACCTGACTAAAATGTCCGATAAACAGTCAACACTCGATGGAAAAAATGATTCACACTTCCTGATTAGAAAAGC CGGAGAAATGAGCTTCTAG
- the LOC120350046 gene encoding interaptin-like isoform X3, whose product MEASSQSPPSITDHFKKRKKATSQRLRISKSKLDVNLSENKINDDNLSTESNSTHIRQKLNRQKSLIDNKMIRKKLNRQTSPSDINSSTESNSTKKRRKTVRQKSPTDKLDGENTEVELEIRKKIWDILDRSLRETDGDLAAELERSRKESSDVSGAVGSPGKEQSTLRDLDESIIKNVSYEEKESSVVAVTQSNESGTEEISFSEVHCSSSYEFDESILRNVSSENLAGPSGYGIPSTENKTQRNVHSLSSSCDSSFNTELNSPELISAIIEDSLNDSTHNNSDLKVSENKAIIISDEAVEIEKSSDLMRTPQTESNSNKADVSNLEEFPIKWECEELEQSFSDLVDDLEKIIDEDQLTSTPKKRKPQPPDATSPTKKEKYSPHIVKSPKKYFGSSAKRKLIKDNQNSSPSSSSKTKSKGSSTVTSNSSKTNNFCGSQKLISEYFPQSKPESKVGTELKEAIGRRNSVDSPSRNSDDSKIFPLHTSAHLKIFEDCLQHIQKVILPVERYLFTEDEILFLKSVEDLNISAKCLYFRLLVRKHSWIRRSKINYDELNSSLDNDLKKLEEFGLLSSDYNEEDIYILLELLTNPELRKLCRSFRVGDQGNKCSLILNLTKMSDKQSTLDGKNDSHFLIRKAGEMSF is encoded by the exons ATGGAAGCATCATCCCAATCACCTCCTTCCATAACAGATCACTTCAAAAAAAGAAAGAAGGCAACCAGTCAGAGGCTGAGGATCAGCAAATCCAAGCTAGATGTCAATTTatctgaaaacaaaataaatgatGATAATTTATCAACTGAATCGAATAGCACGCACATAAGACAGAAACTAA ATAGACAAAAATCTCTAATCGACAATAAGATGATAAGAAAGAAACTAAACAGACAGACATCTCCAAGTGACATTAATTCATCAACTGAATCAAATAGCACGAAGAAAAGAAGGAAAACAGTTAGACAGAAATCTCCAACCGATAAACTTGATGGTGAAAACACGGAAGTCGAGCTTGAAATAAGGAAAAAAATATGGGATATATTGGATAGATCATTGAGGGAGACGGATGGTGACCTCGCAGCCGAGCTCGAGAGATCACGGAAAGAAAGCTCTGATGTTTCTGGGGCAGTTGGATCTCCCGGCAAGGAGCAAAGTACCTTGCGTGACCTTGATGaaagtattataaaaaatgtttcataCGAAGAGAAGGAAAGTTCTGTGGTAGCAGTAACACAATCGAATGAATCTGGAACAGAAGAAATTTCCTTCTCGGAAGTACACTGTTCAAGTTCCTATGAGTTCGATGAAAGTATTCTGAGAAATGTTTCCTCAGAAAACCTTGCTGGACCAAGTGGATATGGAATTCCATCGACAGAAAACAAGACACAAAGGAACGTACATAGTTTAAGCTCATCATGTGATAGTTCATTCAATACTGAACTGAATTCACCTGAACTGATCAGTGCAATCATCGAAGATAGTCTCAATGATAGTACTCACAATAACTCTGATCTCAAAGTATCAGAGAATAAGGCAATAATCATCTCGGATGAAGCAGTTGAAATAGAAAAGAGCAGTGACTTAATGAGAACACCACAAACTGAGTCAAACTCAAACAAAGCTGATGTTTCGAACTTGGAAGAATTCCCAATAAAGTGGGAATGCGAAGAACTGGAACAGAGTTTTTCTGACCTCGTTGATGATTTGGAGAAAATTATAGACGAGGATCAGCTAACCTCCACACCAAAGAAGAGGAAACCGCAACCTCCTGATGCTACTAGTCCaacaaaaaaggaaaaatactCTCCGCACATAGTCAAATCTCCTAAGAAGTATTTTGGATCCAGTGCTAAGAGGAAACTCATCAAAGATAATCAAAATAGTTCTCCTTCCTCATCTTCCAAAACTAAATCCAAAGGATCGTCGACAGTTACCAGTAATAGCAGTAAAACTAACAATTTTTGTGGTTCACAAAAACTTATCAGTGAATATTTCCCTCAAAGTAAACCCGAATCCAAGGTTGGTACAGAACTGAAAGAGGCAATCGGCCGGAGGAATAGTGTGGATTCACCATCGAGAAATTCTGATGATAGTAAAATATTTCCATTACATACGAGTGCTCACCTGAAGATTTTTGAAGATTGCCTTCAACACATTCAAAAAGTTATTCTGCCAGTAGAGCGATATTTGTTTACCGAGGATGAAATTCTGTTCTTGAAGTCTGTTGAAGATCTGAACATTTCTGCTAAATGTCTCTACTTCAGATTGCTAGTTAGAAAGCATAGTTGGATAAGGAGgtcaaaaatcaattatgatGAGCTCAATTCATCGTTGGACAATGATTTGAAGAAACTTGAAGAATTCGGCCTATTGAGCAGTG ACTACAATGAAGAAGATATTTACATACTTCTGGAATTGTTGACTAATCCTGAGTTGAGAAAGTTGTGCCGTTCATTTCGAGTTGGAGATCAAGGGAATAAATGTTCTCTAATTCTGAACCTGACTAAAATGTCCGATAAACAGTCAACACTCGATGGAAAAAATGATTCACACTTCCTGATTAGAAAAGC CGGAGAAATGAGCTTCTAG